Proteins encoded within one genomic window of Cellulomonas flavigena DSM 20109:
- a CDS encoding response regulator, giving the protein MTATVRVVLVDDQALLRAGIATILSAHPGIDVVGEAGTGAQALDVVRATRPDVVCMDVQMPDMDGLEATRRIVADPGLHAAVVVLTTFNREDYLVEALHAGAVGYLLKTSRPEQLTEAVLSAAAGEGLLSPEVTRAVIARAVAERRPARPAPQPVVPLTEREQDVLALVARGLNNDEIAAELVVSRATVKTHVSNLLAKLGLRDRVQAVVYAHEHGLTG; this is encoded by the coding sequence ATGACGGCGACCGTCCGGGTCGTGCTGGTGGACGACCAGGCGCTGCTGCGCGCGGGGATCGCGACGATCCTGTCGGCGCACCCCGGCATCGACGTCGTCGGGGAGGCCGGCACCGGTGCGCAGGCGCTCGACGTCGTCCGCGCGACGCGCCCCGACGTCGTCTGCATGGACGTGCAGATGCCGGACATGGACGGCCTGGAGGCGACCCGTCGCATCGTGGCCGACCCGGGGCTGCACGCGGCGGTCGTCGTGCTGACGACGTTCAACCGCGAGGACTACCTCGTCGAGGCGCTGCACGCGGGTGCGGTGGGGTACCTGCTGAAGACGTCGCGGCCGGAGCAGCTCACCGAGGCCGTCCTGAGCGCCGCCGCAGGGGAGGGCCTGCTGTCGCCCGAGGTCACGCGGGCCGTCATCGCGCGCGCCGTGGCCGAGAGGCGTCCCGCGCGGCCCGCGCCGCAGCCCGTCGTCCCGCTCACCGAGCGCGAGCAGGACGTCCTCGCGCTCGTCGCGCGCGGCCTCAACAACGACGAGATCGCCGCCGAGCTCGTCGTGAGCCGTGCGACCGTCAAGACCCACGTGTCGAACCTGCTGGCCAAGCTCGGTCTGCGCGACCGCGTGCAGGCCGTCGTGTACGCGCACGAGCACGGGCTGACGGGCTGA
- a CDS encoding ABC transporter permease, whose product MTARPPAPVSLGRATMLVAEREITSQVRTRSFLVSTAILLVGVLAAIVVSSVLSGRDEDDVPVAVVEQVAGLVAGAEGIAPVEVTDRDAAERAVRAGDVDAAVVPAEGPRGLEVLAMQEAPAVLLEALTERPDVELLDPAAAEGAVRYAVTFGFGFVFMLSAIGFGATIAQNTVTEKQTRIVEILLSAVPARALLAGKILGNSALALGQTAAIAAVSVLALVVTGQEDVLTMVGMPLVWFVVFFALGFLLLAAMFAASASLVSRIEDTGVVLQPVMWLTMLPYFLIVFFDDNSAVTTAMSYVPFSAPVGMPVRLFLGEAAWWEPLLSLALLAGACALVVGVAARIYERSVLRMGARVKVGEVLRGAAD is encoded by the coding sequence ATGACCGCCCGACCCCCTGCCCCCGTGTCGCTGGGGCGCGCGACGATGCTCGTCGCCGAGCGTGAGATCACGTCGCAGGTCCGGACGAGGTCCTTCCTGGTGTCGACCGCGATCCTGCTCGTCGGCGTCCTCGCCGCGATCGTGGTCAGCTCCGTGCTGTCCGGGCGCGACGAGGACGACGTGCCCGTCGCGGTCGTCGAGCAGGTCGCCGGCCTGGTGGCGGGCGCCGAGGGGATCGCACCGGTCGAGGTCACGGACCGCGATGCGGCCGAGCGGGCCGTGCGCGCCGGTGACGTCGACGCCGCGGTGGTGCCCGCCGAGGGGCCGCGCGGCCTCGAGGTGCTCGCGATGCAGGAGGCGCCCGCCGTGCTGCTCGAGGCCCTCACGGAGCGCCCCGACGTCGAGCTGCTCGACCCGGCGGCCGCCGAGGGGGCCGTGCGCTACGCCGTGACGTTCGGCTTCGGCTTCGTCTTCATGCTGTCCGCGATCGGGTTCGGCGCGACGATCGCGCAGAACACCGTGACGGAGAAGCAGACGCGCATCGTCGAGATCCTGCTGTCCGCGGTGCCGGCGCGTGCGCTGCTCGCGGGCAAGATCCTCGGCAACTCGGCGCTCGCGCTGGGCCAGACGGCGGCGATCGCCGCGGTGTCCGTGCTCGCACTGGTGGTGACGGGTCAGGAGGACGTGCTGACGATGGTCGGCATGCCGCTCGTGTGGTTCGTCGTGTTCTTCGCGCTCGGGTTCCTGCTGCTGGCCGCCATGTTCGCCGCGAGCGCGTCCCTGGTCTCCCGGATCGAGGACACGGGTGTCGTGCTGCAGCCGGTGATGTGGCTGACGATGCTGCCGTACTTCCTCATCGTGTTCTTCGACGACAACTCGGCGGTGACCACCGCGATGTCGTACGTGCCCTTCTCGGCGCCGGTCGGGATGCCCGTGCGGCTCTTCCTCGGCGAGGCGGCGTGGTGGGAGCCCCTGCTCTCGCTCGCGCTGCTGGCCGGTGCGTGCGCGCTCGTCGTCGGCGTCGCCGCGCGCATCTACGAGCGCTCGGTGCTGCGCATGGGTGCCCGCGTCAAGGTGGGCGAGGTGCTGCGCGGCGCCGCCGACTGA
- a CDS encoding ABC transporter ATP-binding protein produces the protein MLELRGISRSFGDRLVLDDVSFTVGRGRLTGFVGGNGAGKTTAMRIVLGVLAAHAGRVTIDGEPVTGPQRSRFGYMPEERGLYPKMQLVEHLTYLARLHGFEKRAATDRAEALVERLGLAARATDPVESLSLGNQQRAQVAAALVHDPEVLVLDEPFSGLDPMAVEVVQGVLAERAAQGVPVLFSSHQLDVVERLCDDLVIIAGGKVCAAGTREDLRRRYGAERHEIVAEDDMGWLRDVPDVRVDELAGGSAVFEASQDVAQHVLTAALARGPVRAFTPLRPTLAEIFRDVVTDEPALEEVAR, from the coding sequence ATGCTCGAGCTGCGCGGGATCAGCCGGTCGTTCGGCGACCGACTCGTGCTCGACGACGTGAGCTTCACCGTCGGGCGCGGCCGCCTCACCGGGTTCGTCGGGGGGAACGGCGCCGGCAAGACCACGGCGATGCGGATCGTCCTCGGCGTGCTCGCCGCCCACGCGGGCCGCGTGACGATCGACGGTGAGCCCGTGACCGGGCCGCAGCGCTCCCGCTTCGGCTACATGCCGGAGGAGCGCGGCTTGTACCCCAAGATGCAGCTCGTCGAGCACCTGACGTACCTCGCGCGGCTGCACGGCTTCGAGAAGCGGGCCGCGACCGACCGCGCCGAGGCCCTCGTCGAGCGGCTGGGCCTGGCCGCGCGCGCCACGGACCCCGTCGAGAGCCTGTCGCTGGGCAACCAGCAGCGCGCGCAGGTCGCCGCGGCCCTCGTGCACGACCCCGAGGTGCTCGTGCTCGACGAGCCGTTCTCGGGCCTCGACCCCATGGCGGTGGAGGTCGTGCAGGGCGTGCTCGCCGAGCGCGCCGCGCAGGGCGTGCCGGTGCTGTTCTCCTCGCACCAGCTGGACGTCGTCGAGCGGCTGTGCGACGACCTCGTCATCATCGCGGGCGGGAAGGTCTGCGCCGCGGGCACCCGCGAGGACCTGCGCCGCCGGTACGGCGCCGAGCGCCACGAGATCGTCGCCGAGGACGACATGGGCTGGCTGCGCGACGTGCCCGACGTGCGCGTCGACGAGCTCGCGGGCGGCAGTGCCGTGTTCGAGGCGTCGCAGGACGTCGCGCAGCACGTGCTCACGGCCGCCCTCGCACGCGGCCCCGTCCGCGCCTTCACCCCGCTGCGCCCGACGCTCGCGGAGATCTTCCGCGACGTCGTCACCGACGAGCCCGCCCTCGAGGAGGTGGCCCGATGA